GCTGGCAACGCCTGACACTGAATATATCTGGAAAAATTGTgacgtttttttttagtgaATTTCTGTGTAAGCCTAATGGCATCACTGAATGTTTAGTTAACAGCCCGTTTACATTTCTGTTAAATTGACAACAAAGTGTCAggtatttaaacaattttatgaaatctttcctattttattattattttgtagcaATGtacacaacaatttgaaattcggGTCCATTGTTTagtatttgcaattgaataCCATTCGTCTCGGCAGTGCATTGTACCtacaaaacataaactaacTTATGTAATGTTGAGGCTAGGTTAACATTggatatacatataaacattTCGCAGTGCTAAACGTGagaaaataattcatttcaGAACTTCGTAAATAATGGGTGGTCATCACGGAGAACCCTACAAGGTACCGCATCCTTCCATCTACAAGGTGGAGAACGTGCCCCAGCTGTTGGAGGTGAAAGAGTCACTTGCCCGCCAGGGACTCAGCGATCCATGGCTGAGGTAAGTGTGGATGATCCGATGATCTAAAATTCCCAAACTCACACAATTATTTATCACAGAAATGAAGCATGGCGCTATGAGAAGAAGGCGTTCGGCACACACGCTTCCCGGCTAAAGACATTCATGTTCCGCGGTCTCGGCGTCGGCTTCTGTGCATTTCTGGTCACCATTGGTGCTGAGTACGCTTTAGGCATTGGCAAAGGACAAGGAGGACATGGCCATGGTGATGGACACGGTGATGGCAAACACCATTAGTGTGAGAGAGTTTGCAACTTGAGTGCTTgtttagttaaataaaaatgcaaaagtgaatgcgctttaatatttaatgatacGATACGAATTACGAATTGATATTACTCGCAACACATGTTCAGACTTAAACTAAAACACAATTCTGATCAGTTGACCCGTGGCTTCAGTTCGTCGTAGCACGATCGCAGGAAGATCTGTGGCTTCTTTGCCGGATTGAAATACTCATGGCCCTTGGACCAATCGTAGCCCACAGCATACGCGAATATTTGGCCATTTGCATTGAATCCACACTTTGTGATCGATTGATCCATAGCCTCGCTGGACTTGAGCTTTGTGCGCGCATCCTTATCCCAGAAACTGAATGTGCCATCCGATCCGACTGTCACCAGAGTGCCGTGCACTGGATGGAATGCAATGTCGTTGACGGCATAAATATCTTGGAAGCCCGATGTGCCCGTCGAGCGATGGCATTTGAACGTAAAATTATCCTTGGGATTGACAGGATTCACATACTGTATGGCCACACGTCCCTCTATGCTGCCCAGTGCATACCCTGTGGGCGTTTTCTTCTTATCCTTAAATATGGAAATTGTGCGATGCTGATATTTAAGTGGACTCTCCTGTCGCTTGTACTCTGTAGGGCTGTTCTCTAGcgaatatataattaaaccACGTCCAGCGGTGCCTACTACGGCCATTGGGTAGTCGACATCGGCACAATAGCATCGCTCGGGAAGATTAATGGCCATCATTGGATTTGGTGACCGCGTATCCCAAAactaattaagaaaaaaaaggcggcaattacaaaatattttaaaatagcttAGATGAGTCACATTACCTTTAGTGTTTTGTCCCAGGAACCAGTCATGAGACACGTGTAGTTTGGTCCCTTAACCATGTGGCAAGTCTTCACCGGCCCATCATGAGCGGCAACTTGCATTACTTGGTCGGCGGCAAGATCCCATAGTTTTACTTGTTTGTCGCAGGAGGCCATGAACACCTTAGTGCCATCGTCCGACCAACATACATCAAGCACGGGGCCGCCCATAGTTTTCATCGATTTTGGCACTGTTTGTCCATTTTGCTCGACCTCCCAACAACGCACGCTGTTGTCCCAGGCGCCGGCAATGAGGAAATTCTTCTGTACTTGTAGAGTGCTTGGGCTGAA
This is a stretch of genomic DNA from Drosophila albomicans strain 15112-1751.03 chromosome 3, ASM965048v2, whole genome shotgun sequence. It encodes these proteins:
- the LOC117570289 gene encoding NADH dehydrogenase [ubiquinone] 1 beta subcomplex subunit 3 produces the protein MGGHHGEPYKVPHPSIYKVENVPQLLEVKESLARQGLSDPWLRNEAWRYEKKAFGTHASRLKTFMFRGLGVGFCAFLVTIGAEYALGIGKGQGGHGHGDGHGDGKHH
- the LOC117570288 gene encoding protein Rae1, whose protein sequence is MFGAAQSTTNRMNDFEVASPPDDSVSALEFSPSTLQVQKNFLIAGAWDNSVRCWEVEQNGQTVPKSMKTMGGPVLDVCWSDDGTKVFMASCDKQVKLWDLAADQVMQVAAHDGPVKTCHMVKGPNYTCLMTGSWDKTLKFWDTRSPNPMMAINLPERCYCADVDYPMAVVGTAGRGLIIYSLENSPTEYKRQESPLKYQHRTISIFKDKKKTPTGYALGSIEGRVAIQYVNPVNPKDNFTFKCHRSTGTSGFQDIYAVNDIAFHPVHGTLVTVGSDGTFSFWDKDARTKLKSSEAMDQSITKCGFNANGQIFAYAVGYDWSKGHEYFNPAKKPQIFLRSCYDELKPRVN